A genome region from Streptomyces sp. NBC_01296 includes the following:
- a CDS encoding MDR family MFS transporter, producing MDQLIAEDPPRIGPYRLIARLGAGGMGLVYLGRSEGGRTVAVKVVQAEYAGHPEFRKRFAREVAAARRVGGSCTAAVLDADPEAAIPWVATQYIPGPDLHAVVAEHFGPLPEHSVHTLANRLALALQAVHGAGLIHRDLKPSNVLVTVDGPRVIDFGIARAMDSLADDHSLHTRTGMLIGSPGFMSPEQVRGLELTPASDVFCLGAVLVYAATGRLLFGATDTGLNAHLFRVAEEEADLTGVPETLVDLVRACLHKDPARRPTPQEVAERTATDQAAEWLPGAVLAQLGRHAAELLDFAPAAHAPAPAETAAPQPGPPAPPPPEYAPTAAGPFDPSQGFGPPPGPPPGAWTVPPPRAPLPDPASPHPRRWWGLVVIALAQLMVLFQGANFNMAIPAIQADLGLSADALEPMTNAYFIAFAAALLIGGHIADLVGRKQTVIVGLLGCAAASALGGSAGEPGTLVWARALQGVFGALLTAAALSLVATGFTEPKERGRAFGIYAAVTGGGWALGLAADGWLLETMSWRGSLYAAVPVAVIALIGALTLLPDRAAGTSGHFDPLGVVLGAGGVAALVYGLGGGQSSGWTTPLVLAVLAGGVLLLVAFVWWQTATSGPLLPPYVFKDPNRAGSILGMILAGAGIFALYPAVGYYLQSICGYDPLMAGLAYLPMVAALVIASTQVSARLLRRAAPRVLILAGMVLTAVGLLLLTGLSVDGSYTTEVLPGTLLAGFGIGLAFVPVFAIATGGVAAEHSGGASGAITTAQEVGAAIGGAVLSSVFSSRLSDAASSDTAGADVLGGYTATLWWAAGSVLLAGLVAALMVRDRAPRNGARLPL from the coding sequence GTGGACCAGCTGATCGCCGAAGACCCGCCGCGCATAGGCCCGTACCGATTGATCGCCCGGCTGGGCGCAGGCGGCATGGGCCTGGTCTATCTGGGTCGCTCCGAGGGCGGCCGTACCGTCGCCGTGAAAGTCGTGCAGGCCGAGTACGCCGGGCACCCCGAGTTCCGCAAGCGCTTCGCCCGCGAAGTGGCCGCTGCGCGCAGGGTGGGCGGGAGTTGTACGGCGGCCGTGCTCGATGCCGATCCCGAGGCCGCCATCCCCTGGGTGGCCACCCAGTACATCCCGGGGCCCGACCTGCACGCCGTGGTCGCCGAGCACTTCGGGCCGCTGCCCGAGCACTCGGTGCACACCCTCGCCAACCGCCTCGCCCTCGCCCTCCAGGCCGTGCACGGGGCGGGCCTGATCCACCGCGACCTCAAGCCGTCCAACGTCCTCGTCACCGTCGACGGGCCCCGCGTCATCGACTTCGGCATCGCACGGGCGATGGACAGCCTCGCCGACGACCACAGCCTGCACACCCGCACCGGCATGCTGATCGGTTCCCCGGGCTTCATGTCGCCGGAACAGGTCCGCGGCCTCGAACTCACCCCCGCCAGCGACGTCTTCTGCCTGGGCGCCGTTCTCGTCTACGCGGCCACCGGGCGGCTCCTCTTCGGCGCCACCGACACCGGGCTCAACGCCCACCTCTTCCGGGTCGCGGAGGAGGAGGCGGACCTGACCGGCGTACCGGAGACGCTGGTCGACCTCGTACGCGCATGCCTGCACAAGGACCCGGCCCGCCGGCCCACCCCCCAGGAGGTGGCCGAGCGCACGGCGACGGACCAGGCCGCGGAGTGGCTGCCGGGCGCGGTGCTGGCACAACTCGGCCGCCATGCCGCCGAGTTGCTGGACTTCGCCCCCGCCGCGCATGCCCCGGCCCCCGCCGAGACCGCCGCCCCGCAGCCCGGGCCGCCGGCGCCCCCGCCGCCCGAGTACGCCCCGACGGCCGCCGGGCCCTTCGATCCCTCGCAGGGATTCGGCCCGCCCCCGGGCCCGCCCCCGGGCGCCTGGACCGTACCCCCGCCCCGGGCCCCGCTCCCGGACCCGGCGTCCCCGCACCCCAGGCGCTGGTGGGGCTTGGTGGTGATCGCCCTGGCGCAGCTGATGGTGCTGTTCCAAGGGGCGAACTTCAACATGGCGATCCCGGCCATCCAGGCCGACCTGGGCCTCTCCGCCGACGCCCTGGAACCGATGACCAACGCCTATTTCATCGCCTTCGCCGCGGCGCTGCTGATCGGCGGGCACATCGCGGACCTCGTGGGACGCAAACAGACCGTGATCGTCGGCCTGCTCGGATGCGCAGCCGCCTCGGCGCTCGGCGGATCGGCCGGCGAGCCCGGCACGCTGGTCTGGGCCCGCGCCCTGCAGGGCGTCTTCGGCGCGCTGCTGACTGCGGCCGCCCTGTCCCTGGTGGCCACCGGCTTCACCGAACCGAAGGAACGCGGCAGGGCCTTCGGGATCTACGCCGCGGTCACCGGCGGCGGTTGGGCACTCGGGCTGGCCGCGGACGGCTGGCTCCTCGAGACCATGTCCTGGCGAGGGTCCCTGTACGCCGCCGTCCCCGTCGCCGTGATCGCCCTGATCGGCGCACTCACCCTGCTGCCCGACCGCGCGGCCGGCACATCCGGCCACTTCGACCCGCTCGGCGTGGTGCTCGGCGCCGGCGGAGTCGCCGCCCTCGTCTACGGCCTCGGCGGGGGCCAGTCGAGCGGCTGGACCACCCCCCTGGTCCTGGCCGTGCTCGCGGGGGGCGTCCTCCTGCTCGTGGCCTTCGTGTGGTGGCAGACGGCGACATCGGGCCCGCTCCTGCCGCCGTACGTCTTCAAAGACCCGAACCGCGCCGGCAGCATCCTCGGCATGATCCTGGCCGGCGCCGGCATTTTCGCCCTGTACCCGGCCGTGGGGTACTACCTCCAGAGCATCTGCGGATACGACCCCCTCATGGCCGGGCTGGCCTACCTGCCCATGGTCGCCGCCCTCGTCATCGCCTCCACCCAGGTCTCCGCCCGCCTGCTGCGCCGCGCCGCACCCCGCGTCCTTATCCTGGCGGGCATGGTGCTCACGGCCGTCGGGCTGCTCCTGCTGACCGGTCTGAGCGTCGACGGCTCCTACACGACCGAGGTCCTGCCCGGCACGCTCCTCGCCGGCTTCGGCATCGGCCTGGCCTTCGTACCGGTCTTCGCCATCGCGACCGGGGGAGTCGCCGCCGAGCACTCCGGTGGTGCTTCGGGCGCGATCACCACGGCCCAGGAGGTGGGTGCGGCGATCGGCGGGGCAGTGCTCAGCAGCGTCTTCTCGAGCCGCCTGAGCGATGCAGCGTCGTCCGACACGGCCGGCGCGGACGTGCTGGGCGGCTACACCGCCACCCTCTGGTGGGCGGCCGGCAGCGTACTGCTCGCGGGCCTGGTCGCCGCCCTGATGGTCAGGGACCGGGCACCCCGGAACGGGGCCCGCCTTCCGCTGTGA
- a CDS encoding ATP-binding protein, which produces MSHVTEPRGWASQPLLERESEILAIHRAVDDLCGITDTGPAARRGGVLTFAGSAGIGKTTLLAEARRHAAERNCTVLFARGGEQEKQVPFHVMRQLIQPALAAMTEAERHEVLGTWYNIVAPALGLTAAPEVPTAPDPQGVRDGLDWVVTHLTVRSAPVVLVLDDAHWADAESLAWLTAFTARAEELAMLIMVACRPDEIPAGAGALRALMGRQGTRPHELAPLTTSAVARIVRDALGQSADDVFCRECWAITGGNPFEVVELAMKGRDRELKPHQDSIPELRDLASAVKGSGLITRLEQFGPSTVRFAWAAAVLGTAVPTSIVGSVAALGEAQVGEAIDQLRSARILTVLTSLRRKEVVEFFHPLIATAVYRSIPPSVRVAMHGMAAQALVDDGQGAAAAARHLLEMHPDGDPWVVQQLRQAARDSFSAGAPDAARRYLARALREPPDVEDRAEVLFELGSANLLHDPATTINQLRAALEEPKAEQGLREAITYRLAQALAHTGQLADASDLLSDEAKRATSSRTRLRMQAEQFKWNSVRVDEENSPARSRLLAQFAKRITGRGLAERHILGLRAWDAAMRGEPAATALEYAEQALDGGMSWTDQDFGFEVPASVAVTLMYCDQPGRAEDLFNTGIVEFEAKGWRGAHLSFVYTLLGYVRYRRGRLAEAEDFVRNGLQIADRIGHGTPAQWYAIGTLIETLLARGNTEEAQQVAHTYKLGDGFPQAVVYPDPQAVWGKLLLAQGRVEEAVQNLSAAGKRLDLRGTRNPSWSPWQLDLALAQVAREPEQARATAAEAVSRARAFGTSSVIGHALRVSAAATEPAQAAVLLQEAVDHLEQSPAACELAHALIDHGTALHTLGDPHRAAQQLYRGMETAAACGADALARRARSQLASAGLRPRRLHTFEQDTLTVAENTAAGHAALGLDNTAIAAKMHTDAQAVSELLSAVFTKLGTDRLGLRRALGI; this is translated from the coding sequence ATGTCACATGTCACGGAACCGCGAGGGTGGGCATCCCAGCCCCTGCTCGAACGTGAGTCCGAGATTCTCGCGATCCACCGCGCGGTGGACGATCTCTGCGGCATCACGGACACCGGTCCCGCCGCCCGCCGCGGGGGTGTGCTGACCTTCGCGGGGTCGGCCGGCATCGGCAAGACCACGCTGCTCGCCGAAGCCCGCCGGCACGCCGCCGAGCGCAACTGCACCGTACTGTTCGCCCGCGGCGGCGAGCAGGAGAAGCAGGTGCCGTTCCACGTGATGCGGCAGCTCATCCAGCCGGCGCTCGCCGCCATGACCGAGGCCGAACGGCACGAGGTCCTGGGCACCTGGTACAACATCGTGGCCCCGGCGCTCGGGCTGACCGCCGCCCCGGAAGTCCCCACCGCGCCCGACCCTCAAGGCGTGCGCGACGGCCTGGACTGGGTCGTCACCCATCTGACGGTGCGCAGCGCGCCCGTCGTCCTGGTCCTCGACGATGCGCACTGGGCGGACGCCGAGTCCCTGGCGTGGCTGACCGCGTTCACGGCGCGGGCCGAGGAACTGGCCATGCTGATCATGGTGGCCTGCAGGCCGGACGAGATCCCCGCCGGCGCCGGCGCCCTGCGCGCCCTGATGGGGCGCCAGGGAACGCGTCCGCACGAGCTGGCTCCCCTCACCACGAGCGCGGTGGCCCGCATAGTGCGCGACGCCCTCGGCCAGAGCGCCGACGACGTGTTCTGCCGGGAGTGCTGGGCGATCACCGGCGGAAACCCCTTCGAGGTCGTCGAGCTGGCCATGAAGGGCCGCGACCGCGAGCTGAAGCCGCACCAGGACAGCATCCCGGAGCTGCGCGATCTGGCCTCCGCCGTCAAGGGCAGCGGCCTGATCACCCGCCTCGAACAGTTCGGACCGTCCACCGTCCGGTTCGCCTGGGCCGCCGCTGTGCTCGGCACCGCGGTCCCGACCAGCATCGTCGGCAGTGTGGCGGCCCTCGGTGAGGCCCAGGTCGGCGAGGCCATCGACCAACTGCGCAGCGCCCGCATCCTGACCGTCCTCACCAGCCTGCGGCGCAAGGAGGTCGTGGAGTTCTTCCATCCGCTCATCGCCACCGCCGTCTACCGTTCGATCCCGCCCAGTGTCCGCGTCGCCATGCACGGCATGGCGGCCCAGGCCCTCGTCGACGACGGGCAGGGCGCCGCCGCCGCGGCCCGCCACCTGCTCGAGATGCACCCCGACGGCGATCCCTGGGTGGTGCAGCAGCTGCGCCAGGCCGCACGCGACAGCTTCTCCGCGGGAGCGCCCGATGCCGCACGGCGCTATCTGGCCCGCGCGCTGCGCGAACCGCCGGACGTCGAGGACCGGGCCGAGGTGCTGTTCGAACTCGGCTCCGCCAACCTCCTCCACGATCCGGCGACGACCATCAACCAGCTCAGGGCCGCGCTGGAAGAGCCCAAGGCCGAACAGGGCCTGCGGGAGGCGATCACGTACCGGCTCGCCCAGGCCCTGGCCCACACCGGTCAGCTGGCGGATGCCTCCGACCTCCTCTCGGACGAGGCCAAGCGCGCCACGAGCTCCCGAACGCGGCTGCGCATGCAGGCCGAACAGTTCAAGTGGAACTCGGTCCGGGTCGACGAGGAGAACTCGCCCGCACGCTCCCGGCTCCTCGCCCAGTTCGCCAAGCGGATCACCGGCCGCGGCCTCGCCGAGCGGCACATCCTCGGCCTGCGGGCCTGGGACGCCGCCATGCGCGGCGAACCGGCCGCCACGGCACTGGAGTACGCGGAGCAGGCGCTGGACGGCGGCATGAGCTGGACCGACCAGGACTTCGGATTCGAGGTGCCGGCCTCCGTCGCCGTCACCCTCATGTACTGCGACCAGCCGGGCCGCGCCGAGGACCTGTTCAACACCGGCATCGTCGAGTTCGAGGCGAAGGGCTGGCGCGGCGCGCACCTGTCGTTCGTGTACACGCTGCTGGGGTACGTCCGCTACCGGCGCGGACGCCTCGCCGAGGCCGAGGACTTCGTACGCAACGGCCTGCAGATCGCCGACCGCATCGGACACGGGACCCCGGCGCAGTGGTACGCGATCGGCACCCTCATCGAGACGCTGCTCGCCCGCGGGAACACCGAGGAGGCACAGCAGGTCGCCCACACGTACAAGCTGGGGGACGGCTTCCCGCAGGCGGTCGTCTACCCCGACCCGCAGGCCGTGTGGGGCAAACTCCTCCTGGCCCAGGGCAGGGTGGAGGAGGCGGTGCAGAACCTCTCCGCGGCGGGCAAGCGCCTGGATCTGCGCGGCACCCGCAACCCGTCCTGGAGTCCCTGGCAACTCGACCTGGCGCTGGCGCAGGTGGCCCGCGAGCCCGAGCAGGCGCGCGCCACGGCGGCCGAAGCGGTGTCCCGGGCCCGTGCGTTCGGCACGTCGAGCGTGATCGGCCACGCCCTGCGGGTGTCGGCGGCGGCCACCGAGCCGGCCCAGGCGGCCGTCCTGCTGCAGGAGGCGGTGGACCATCTCGAACAGTCCCCGGCCGCCTGCGAACTCGCCCATGCGCTCATCGATCACGGCACGGCCCTGCACACCCTCGGTGACCCGCACCGGGCGGCGCAGCAGCTCTACCGGGGCATGGAAACGGCCGCCGCCTGCGGCGCCGATGCTCTTGCACGCCGCGCCCGTTCCCAGCTCGCGTCGGCCGGACTGCGCCCCCGCCGTCTGCACACGTTCGAGCAGGACACCTTGACGGTCGCCGAGAACACGGCCGCCGGGCACGCCGCCCTCGGCCTCGACAACACGGCGATCGCGGCGAAGATGCACACCGACGCCCAAGCGGTGTCGGAGCTGCTCTCGGCGGTCTTCACCAAGCTGGGCACCGACCGGCTCGGCCTGCGCCGGGCCCTGGGAATCTGA
- a CDS encoding molybdopterin-dependent oxidoreductase codes for MTYTVNGKTFDEEPEPGQCLRTFLRSLGHYGVKKGCDAGDCGACTVWLDGTPVHSCITPAFRADGHAVTTIEGLGSPGHLHPMQRRFRDAPGFQCGFCTAGMIMTSATFTEAQKADLPRALKGNLCRCTGYRGIEDAVQGVVGVESAAPGRAVGTSVGAPAADDVVTGRAEFTMDTYIEGMLHLKVLHSPHAHARIVSIDKTDALAVPGVHRVYTWEDVPRRRFTTAIHTDHLVDPDDTFILDDTVRFVGQRVVAVLADTVAAAEEGCRRVHVDYEVLPAVFDPEEAMTEGAPQLHGTDDPFARDPARNVLLEIHSHIGDVDAGFAEADLIHEGTYFSPRVQHAHLETHGSIAWMENGRLNVRTSSQSPSIAKVKLAYLFALRPDQLRVFCKRVGGGFGGKQEVISEDLAALATLDTGRPVCFEYTREEEFTTASPRHPMKLTVKLGAKADGRLTAFQVRNVSNTGAYGNHGGETLYAGGAAVMIYRCPNKKYDAYSVYTNTVPSGALRGYGMTQPAFAVESAMHELARALHMDPLELRRRNIVRPGEPLVALHDGPDDVIFSEDGLSKCIDLVDRAMARTADQPSPGPGWLVGAGVASSLHETAPPTEHVSEAWVTLGDDLVYELAVGTVEFGEGTSTAHVQIAANQLGTTPSRIRLVQSDTDRTGFDTGAFASAGLFVSGNAVLRAANAVRDRILEFAAAHTGVHLVMCSMADDCVVCGDQRVSLAELVALARARGIRFTAARKAYGSPRSVVSNTQGFRIAVHRVTGEIRILYSVQATDAAVVINPAQVRGQVEGGVAQGIGFALTENFHVDANGVMVNPNFRNYRIPAYADVPRTDVLLVNSSDSVGPMRSKGMAECCINPVAPALANALHDATGVRFRALPLTPERIYSRLGESRPVQTA; via the coding sequence ATGACGTACACCGTGAACGGCAAGACCTTCGACGAGGAGCCGGAACCCGGCCAGTGCCTGCGCACTTTCCTCCGCTCCCTCGGCCACTACGGCGTCAAGAAGGGCTGCGACGCCGGCGATTGCGGCGCCTGTACCGTCTGGTTGGACGGCACCCCGGTCCACAGCTGCATCACCCCGGCGTTCCGTGCGGACGGTCATGCGGTGACCACGATCGAGGGGCTCGGATCGCCGGGCCACCTGCATCCGATGCAGCGCCGGTTCCGCGACGCCCCCGGGTTCCAGTGCGGTTTCTGCACCGCAGGGATGATCATGACCTCGGCAACGTTCACCGAGGCCCAGAAAGCGGACCTGCCGCGGGCGCTGAAGGGCAACCTCTGCCGCTGCACCGGCTATCGGGGGATCGAGGACGCCGTGCAGGGCGTCGTCGGCGTGGAGAGCGCCGCGCCGGGAAGAGCCGTCGGGACGAGCGTCGGCGCGCCGGCCGCCGACGACGTGGTGACCGGTCGCGCCGAGTTCACGATGGACACCTACATCGAAGGCATGCTGCACCTCAAGGTGCTGCACTCACCGCACGCGCACGCCCGGATCGTCTCGATCGACAAGACCGACGCACTCGCCGTTCCCGGCGTGCACCGCGTCTACACCTGGGAGGACGTGCCGCGCAGGCGCTTCACCACGGCCATCCACACCGACCACCTGGTCGATCCGGACGACACCTTCATCCTCGACGACACGGTCCGCTTCGTCGGCCAGCGCGTCGTCGCCGTCCTGGCCGACACGGTCGCCGCGGCGGAGGAGGGCTGCCGCAGGGTCCACGTCGACTACGAGGTGCTGCCGGCGGTGTTCGACCCCGAAGAGGCGATGACCGAGGGCGCGCCACAGCTGCACGGCACGGACGATCCGTTCGCCCGCGATCCCGCCCGCAACGTCCTGCTCGAGATCCACTCCCACATCGGTGATGTCGACGCCGGGTTCGCCGAGGCCGACCTGATCCACGAAGGCACGTACTTCTCACCGCGCGTGCAGCACGCGCACCTCGAGACCCACGGCTCGATCGCCTGGATGGAGAACGGCCGCCTGAACGTCCGCACCAGTTCGCAGTCGCCGTCGATCGCGAAGGTCAAACTCGCCTATCTGTTCGCACTGCGCCCCGACCAGCTCCGCGTGTTCTGCAAGCGCGTCGGCGGCGGCTTCGGCGGCAAGCAGGAAGTGATCTCGGAGGATCTGGCCGCGCTCGCCACCCTGGACACCGGGCGGCCTGTCTGCTTCGAGTACACCCGCGAGGAGGAGTTCACCACGGCGTCACCGCGGCATCCGATGAAGCTGACGGTCAAGCTCGGTGCGAAGGCGGACGGCAGGCTCACGGCGTTCCAGGTCCGCAACGTGTCGAACACGGGCGCCTACGGCAACCACGGCGGCGAAACGCTGTACGCGGGAGGCGCTGCCGTCATGATCTACCGCTGCCCCAACAAGAAGTACGACGCGTACTCGGTCTACACGAACACCGTGCCGAGCGGGGCGCTGCGCGGGTACGGGATGACGCAGCCGGCGTTCGCCGTGGAATCGGCGATGCACGAACTGGCACGCGCGTTGCACATGGATCCGCTCGAACTGCGACGGCGCAACATCGTGCGGCCCGGCGAGCCGCTCGTCGCCCTGCACGACGGCCCGGACGACGTGATCTTCTCGGAGGACGGACTCTCGAAGTGCATCGACCTGGTGGACCGGGCCATGGCCCGGACTGCCGATCAGCCGTCGCCCGGCCCAGGGTGGCTCGTAGGGGCCGGCGTCGCGAGTTCCCTGCACGAGACCGCGCCCCCGACCGAACACGTGTCGGAGGCCTGGGTCACGCTCGGCGACGACCTCGTCTACGAACTGGCCGTGGGGACCGTGGAATTCGGCGAGGGCACCTCGACCGCCCACGTCCAGATCGCGGCCAACCAGCTCGGCACGACGCCGTCGCGGATCCGTCTGGTGCAGTCCGACACCGACCGCACGGGATTCGACACCGGCGCCTTCGCGAGTGCGGGCCTTTTCGTATCGGGCAATGCGGTACTTCGAGCGGCCAACGCGGTGCGCGACCGCATCCTGGAATTCGCCGCCGCCCATACGGGCGTCCACCTCGTGATGTGTTCGATGGCCGACGACTGCGTCGTCTGCGGGGACCAGCGCGTGTCGTTGGCCGAACTCGTCGCCCTGGCCCGGGCGCGCGGGATCCGTTTCACCGCTGCCCGCAAGGCCTACGGCTCGCCCCGGAGCGTGGTCTCCAATACGCAGGGCTTCCGGATCGCCGTCCACCGGGTGACGGGCGAGATCCGCATCCTGTACAGCGTCCAGGCGACCGACGCCGCCGTCGTGATCAACCCGGCGCAAGTCCGCGGGCAGGTGGAGGGCGGCGTCGCGCAGGGAATCGGCTTCGCACTGACCGAGAATTTCCACGTCGACGCGAACGGTGTCATGGTCAACCCCAACTTCCGCAACTACCGCATCCCCGCCTACGCCGATGTCCCGCGCACCGACGTGCTCCTGGTGAACTCGTCGGATTCCGTGGGGCCCATGCGGTCGAAGGGCATGGCGGAATGCTGCATCAACCCGGTGGCCCCCGCGTTGGCGAATGCACTCCACGACGCCACCGGCGTCCGGTTCCGCGCGCTGCCCCTGACTCCTGAACGCATCTACAGCCGGCTGGGCGAGAGCCGGCCGGTACAGACGGCCTGA
- a CDS encoding class I SAM-dependent methyltransferase encodes MSTGDRQGRYGEAVFRPEQAGEDDRIDLGALTYDDMTMDRLRALGAGPGWNCLEAGAGTGTIARRLIEEAGVRNVLAVDRDVRFLGSRPLPGLDLLEADISGPGFDPGRRFQLVHARFVLMHLRSWRRLIAGLAGLLAEDGVLVLSDAVDLTTAAAPPTPYTRVMQAMWQGLRDTIGTDVSWVPDYPRHMRDAGLVSVAAEIRVPPLVPHSPISRFWAGTWDRAREAIVATALVEDATVDEAIRYLDSPDCAALSPGMLTAWGRRQADLVR; translated from the coding sequence ATGAGCACAGGCGACAGGCAAGGCCGCTACGGTGAGGCCGTGTTCCGGCCCGAGCAGGCGGGCGAGGACGACCGGATCGACCTCGGGGCACTCACGTACGACGACATGACGATGGACCGCCTGCGCGCCCTGGGAGCCGGGCCGGGCTGGAACTGCCTCGAGGCGGGGGCCGGCACCGGAACGATCGCCCGGCGGCTGATCGAGGAGGCCGGGGTGCGCAACGTACTCGCGGTCGACCGCGACGTGCGGTTCCTCGGCTCCCGTCCACTGCCGGGGCTCGACCTCCTGGAGGCGGACATCAGCGGGCCGGGGTTCGACCCCGGCCGCCGTTTCCAGCTCGTCCACGCCCGGTTCGTCCTGATGCACCTGCGGTCGTGGCGGCGCCTGATCGCCGGGCTCGCCGGCCTGCTGGCCGAGGACGGGGTGCTGGTCCTCAGCGACGCGGTCGACCTGACGACCGCTGCCGCGCCGCCGACCCCGTACACCCGGGTCATGCAGGCCATGTGGCAAGGGCTGCGGGACACCATCGGCACCGACGTCTCGTGGGTCCCGGACTACCCACGGCACATGCGCGATGCGGGACTTGTGTCGGTGGCCGCCGAGATACGGGTGCCGCCCCTGGTCCCGCACAGCCCCATCAGCCGCTTCTGGGCCGGGACATGGGACCGGGCCAGAGAGGCGATCGTGGCCACCGCACTGGTCGAGGACGCGACGGTCGACGAGGCGATCCGGTATCTCGACTCGCCGGACTGCGCCGCGCTGTCGCCCGGAATGCTCACCGCCTGGGGCCGGAGGCAGGCCGACCTCGTCAGGTGA
- a CDS encoding antibiotic biosynthesis monooxygenase encodes MNTERHDEATATAIIGQKVLPGRDREYETWQEEVNAAAADYPGALGSEVSPPTALQPDWVTVYRFDSIAHLQTWINSATRQRLLDAGSEFFDGPATQQVLSGGTRPADPLVTVVVSHRVHPDSVDDFLAWQRHISEAESNFEGFRGTELFRPVEGVHDEWTTLYRFDNAEHLDAWLTSTERQDVLAEGEKFSDFKMRTVDNSFGSWFAFDENGKEAPPPSVTKTAIAIWVGLYPTVVLLALALSPLKLPLWIGLLVGNLLSSLVMSFFTMPFYVNPLLKRWLRPAPDQPALKTNLIGLGIVAVANLFWVFVFYVVTTKIWTLP; translated from the coding sequence ATGAACACCGAGAGACACGACGAAGCCACGGCGACCGCGATCATCGGCCAGAAGGTTCTGCCCGGACGGGATCGGGAGTACGAGACGTGGCAGGAGGAGGTCAATGCCGCGGCCGCCGACTACCCCGGGGCCCTCGGCTCCGAGGTCTCCCCGCCGACTGCACTGCAGCCCGACTGGGTCACCGTGTACCGCTTCGACTCGATAGCCCATCTGCAGACGTGGATCAACAGCGCCACCAGGCAGCGGCTCCTCGACGCCGGCAGCGAGTTCTTCGACGGCCCGGCGACCCAGCAGGTGCTCAGCGGTGGCACCCGGCCGGCAGATCCGCTGGTGACCGTGGTGGTCAGCCACCGAGTCCACCCGGATTCCGTCGATGATTTCCTCGCATGGCAGCGGCACATCAGCGAGGCCGAGAGCAACTTCGAAGGATTCCGCGGAACCGAGCTCTTCCGGCCGGTCGAGGGAGTCCATGACGAATGGACCACGCTGTACCGGTTCGACAACGCCGAGCACCTCGACGCCTGGCTGACGTCGACCGAGCGGCAGGATGTCCTCGCCGAGGGCGAGAAGTTCAGCGACTTCAAGATGCGCACCGTCGACAACTCGTTCGGCAGTTGGTTCGCCTTCGACGAGAACGGCAAGGAAGCACCGCCGCCGTCGGTCACGAAGACCGCCATCGCGATCTGGGTCGGCCTGTACCCGACGGTCGTACTGCTGGCGCTCGCCCTGTCGCCGCTGAAGCTGCCGCTCTGGATCGGGCTGCTCGTGGGAAACCTCCTCTCGAGCTTGGTCATGAGCTTCTTCACGATGCCGTTCTACGTGAACCCGCTGCTCAAGCGGTGGCTGCGCCCCGCCCCGGACCAACCGGCGCTGAAGACCAACCTCATCGGCCTCGGGATCGTCGCGGTGGCGAACCTGTTCTGGGTCTTCGTCTTCTACGTCGTGACGACCAAGATCTGGACACTGCCCTGA
- a CDS encoding FAD binding domain-containing protein, producing the protein MDLNTVTEVVRRPSDRPGVDWREGDAWLAGGTWLFSAEQPGLHRLIDLTALRWDPLVPHDKGLEIGATCTVRDLHAFTPPADWIAGGLFATSCEAFLSSFKVWNSATVGGNICMSLPAGPMITLTVALEATYELWAPDGSTRIVDALDFVTGDHRNVLAPGEILRRIDIPAHALRKRTAHRRFTLTHLGRSTVFLLGTQTPGRGDLLLTVTAGTTRPVRMAFDSMPDAATLQQSIDVIPADVWFADPNGTPEHRRHLTKHFAEEMRRELMTGGPQ; encoded by the coding sequence ATGGATCTGAACACCGTCACCGAAGTCGTCCGGCGGCCGTCCGACCGTCCGGGCGTGGACTGGCGCGAAGGCGACGCCTGGCTCGCCGGCGGAACCTGGCTGTTCTCTGCGGAGCAGCCGGGCCTGCACCGCCTCATCGACCTGACGGCATTGCGTTGGGATCCGCTCGTCCCGCACGACAAGGGCCTCGAGATAGGTGCAACGTGCACCGTCCGCGACCTCCATGCCTTCACGCCGCCGGCGGATTGGATCGCGGGCGGCCTTTTCGCGACGAGCTGCGAGGCGTTCCTCTCCTCCTTCAAGGTCTGGAACTCGGCGACCGTCGGCGGCAACATCTGCATGTCCTTGCCGGCCGGCCCCATGATCACGCTGACGGTCGCCCTCGAGGCGACGTACGAGCTGTGGGCTCCCGACGGGTCCACGCGCATCGTCGATGCCCTCGATTTCGTGACCGGCGACCATCGCAACGTCCTCGCTCCCGGGGAAATCCTGCGGCGCATCGACATCCCGGCGCACGCCCTGCGCAAACGCACCGCGCACCGCCGCTTCACCCTGACCCACCTCGGCCGTTCGACGGTGTTCCTCCTCGGTACGCAGACGCCGGGAAGGGGCGACCTGCTGCTGACCGTCACGGCCGGCACCACACGCCCGGTGCGCATGGCGTTCGACTCCATGCCCGATGCCGCAACCCTGCAGCAGAGCATCGACGTCATCCCCGCCGACGTCTGGTTCGCGGACCCCAACGGAACTCCCGAACACCGTCGCCACCTGACGAAGCACTTCGCCGAGGAGATGCGTCGCGAACTCATGACCGGGGGTCCGCAATGA